In Aquimarina spinulae, a single window of DNA contains:
- a CDS encoding cellulase family glycosylhydrolase has product MGWNRNIYRSLIIISFVGVIILMLFGISQTLSYLTTGADRSSMLHLALHKEQVYLPKLKWKDTINPGRPIEKQTLQDIEQDYLNAWYIRNTAYQTNTPKGIDDYYTKSARKHIFASLISNKEKNIAIHSTTTTHNIALDFYSADGQLAVITDTDVKEYQRVYRDHELLLETKLQSDYQVLLMLEDGFWRIRHMVKEKNHSLDPVTQINKSVKVMGNKIFVEDKEYQIKGINYYPQKTPWDMFGDDYDINVIATDFDIIKNAGLNTIRIFIPYEAFGKAKVKAEKLEKLKQVLDKAEAKNLKVIVTLFDFYGDYSVLDWTLTHRHAEQIVSVFTNHKAILTWDIKNEPNLDFDTRGKENVLAWLKEMTHQIKQFDPNHLVTIGWSDTASASLLQNEVDIVSFHYYLDINTFSEAYTIMNTEIKKPIVLQEFGLSSNRGFWSPFGPSEKGQANYYKQFQEIIKQDNIHYLSWTLYDFDEVPSAVVGKLPWRKHKQKYFGFIDRDGNKKPAFEFISK; this is encoded by the coding sequence ATGGGTTGGAATAGAAACATATATAGGTCACTCATCATTATTTCCTTTGTTGGAGTTATTATACTAATGCTTTTTGGTATCAGTCAGACATTATCCTATCTTACTACGGGAGCAGATCGAAGTTCGATGCTACACCTGGCTTTGCATAAAGAACAAGTATATTTACCTAAATTAAAGTGGAAAGATACCATCAATCCCGGGCGACCTATAGAAAAACAAACGCTACAAGACATAGAACAAGATTACCTTAATGCATGGTATATACGTAATACAGCATATCAAACTAATACCCCAAAAGGAATAGACGATTATTATACCAAAAGTGCACGAAAACACATTTTTGCATCACTAATATCAAACAAAGAAAAAAATATTGCTATACATAGCACTACAACTACTCATAATATAGCACTAGATTTTTATAGCGCAGATGGCCAATTAGCAGTTATAACAGATACCGATGTAAAAGAATATCAAAGGGTTTATCGTGATCATGAACTGTTATTAGAAACAAAATTACAATCAGACTATCAAGTATTGTTAATGCTAGAAGATGGTTTTTGGCGAATACGTCATATGGTAAAAGAAAAAAATCATTCACTAGACCCTGTAACACAAATCAATAAGTCGGTTAAAGTTATGGGAAACAAAATATTTGTTGAAGATAAAGAATACCAGATCAAAGGGATTAACTATTATCCTCAGAAAACACCATGGGATATGTTTGGTGATGATTATGATATTAATGTGATTGCTACCGATTTCGATATTATTAAGAATGCAGGCTTAAATACGATACGAATTTTTATACCTTATGAAGCTTTTGGCAAAGCTAAGGTAAAAGCTGAAAAGTTAGAAAAACTTAAACAAGTATTGGATAAGGCAGAAGCCAAAAACCTTAAAGTTATTGTTACATTATTTGATTTTTATGGAGATTACTCTGTATTGGATTGGACATTAACTCATCGCCATGCAGAACAAATTGTAAGTGTTTTTACAAATCATAAGGCTATTCTTACCTGGGATATAAAGAACGAACCTAATCTGGATTTTGATACCAGAGGAAAAGAAAATGTATTGGCCTGGCTAAAAGAAATGACCCACCAGATCAAACAATTCGATCCTAATCATTTGGTAACAATTGGGTGGTCTGATACAGCATCTGCTAGCTTACTACAAAATGAAGTAGATATTGTTTCTTTTCATTATTATCTGGATATCAATACTTTTTCTGAAGCATATACTATAATGAATACCGAAATTAAGAAACCTATAGTATTGCAGGAATTTGGATTATCCTCTAATAGAGGATTTTGGAGCCCTTTTGGTCCTTCAGAAAAAGGACAAGCTAATTATTATAAACAATTTCAAGAGATCATTAAGCAAGATAATATCCATTATCTCTCCTGGACTTTATATGATTTTGATGAGGTGCCTAGTGCCGTGGTAGGTAAATTACCTTGGCGAAAACATAAACAAAAATACTTTGGGTTTATTGATCGCGATGGAAATAAGAAACCTGCCTTTGAGTTTATAAGTAAGTAA
- a CDS encoding STAS domain-containing protein, with translation MALRITKNQGIFEIKGSIVAENTKSLQHHFEKLLFNSDKVILCIDKVKKIDASGVTVLTKLFRNAMESNKIFYIIGKENKKVSNAFGKVSYILRSDFV, from the coding sequence ATGGCTTTAAGAATTACTAAAAACCAAGGGATTTTTGAAATTAAAGGAAGTATTGTAGCAGAAAACACCAAATCGCTACAGCATCATTTTGAGAAGTTATTATTCAATTCGGATAAAGTGATATTGTGTATTGATAAGGTTAAAAAAATTGATGCTTCAGGTGTTACAGTATTGACCAAATTATTTAGAAATGCTATGGAAAGCAACAAGATTTTTTACATCATTGGAAAAGAAAATAAAAAAGTAAGTAATGCTTTTGGTAAAGTAAGTTACATCCTAAGAAGTGATTTCGTATAA
- a CDS encoding glycosyltransferase produces MKLAIVTAYPPSKVTLNEYAYHLVKHFRQHAEVSELVLLTDVSPKDADTVFEEEGCNVVVKQCWKFNSYNNIFSVMKAIKQTRPDAVLFNLQFMKFGDKKIAAALGLLLPKRCVFNKIPTIVLLHNIMEQVDLESSGFTKNKVLQKIYNGIGTTLTRFILSADIVAVTIDKYVHILKAKYKTENVVQIPHGTFEIPEEPKYTLPEGPLQIMTFGKFGTYKKVEIMIEAVEKIRSRTNIDLEIVIAGTDNPNVIGYLQSMKEKYVNVPQLTFTGYVEEVDVPQIFAESAMVVFPYTSTTGSSGVLHQAGSYGKAVVMPDLGDLSLLVKDEGYQGEFFNPESVDSLADAIEKIVLDPAYRTALGQANYKAATALPMSKITAMYLEQFNAIKKSKARKIEKTYKGASL; encoded by the coding sequence ATGAAATTAGCAATTGTAACGGCGTATCCGCCTAGTAAGGTGACTTTAAATGAATATGCATACCACCTGGTAAAACATTTTAGACAACATGCCGAGGTATCTGAGCTTGTTTTATTAACCGATGTATCTCCTAAAGATGCTGATACCGTTTTTGAAGAAGAAGGATGTAATGTAGTCGTTAAACAATGTTGGAAATTTAATAGTTATAATAATATCTTCTCTGTTATGAAAGCTATTAAACAAACGCGTCCAGATGCAGTATTATTCAATCTTCAGTTTATGAAATTTGGTGACAAAAAAATAGCTGCAGCACTTGGTTTATTATTACCCAAACGTTGTGTCTTTAACAAAATCCCCACAATAGTTCTATTACATAATATTATGGAGCAAGTAGATCTTGAAAGCTCTGGGTTTACAAAAAATAAAGTTTTACAAAAAATCTATAACGGGATTGGAACAACACTCACCCGGTTTATTTTATCTGCCGATATCGTTGCCGTTACCATTGACAAGTATGTTCACATTTTAAAAGCAAAATATAAAACCGAAAATGTAGTACAGATTCCTCATGGAACTTTTGAAATACCTGAAGAACCAAAATACACGCTTCCCGAAGGTCCATTGCAAATTATGACTTTTGGTAAATTCGGCACCTACAAAAAAGTAGAAATCATGATTGAAGCGGTAGAAAAAATACGATCCAGAACAAATATTGATTTAGAGATTGTAATTGCCGGAACAGACAACCCTAATGTTATTGGGTATCTGCAATCGATGAAAGAAAAATATGTGAATGTACCTCAACTCACTTTTACCGGTTATGTAGAAGAAGTAGATGTACCTCAAATCTTTGCAGAAAGTGCAATGGTCGTATTTCCTTATACCTCTACAACAGGTAGTTCTGGAGTATTACATCAGGCAGGAAGTTACGGTAAAGCAGTGGTTATGCCAGATTTGGGAGATCTAAGCTTATTAGTAAAAGATGAAGGCTACCAGGGAGAATTCTTTAATCCAGAAAGTGTAGACAGTTTGGCTGATGCAATAGAAAAAATAGTATTGGACCCTGCATATCGCACTGCTTTGGGGCAAGCAAATTATAAGGCAGCAACTGCCCTACCAATGAGTAAAATCACAGCAATGTATTTAGAGCAGTTTAATGCTATCAAAAAAAGTAAAGCACGCAAAATTGAAAAGACATACAAAGGGGCTTCTTTATAA
- a CDS encoding oligosaccharide flippase family protein, translating into MNMILNTALKKLSAEQKFMVSVIIVNGGNYLYNLILGRILGPEQFADAALLITFLLVLSFIAMTFQLSTAKFSVLFEDSIFKSFINIIYKYSSSIGVIFGALLVIFSQQLQLLFNTQSSAMFTIFGIGVPIYFIMSVNRGVFQGSKKFDSLAITYQGEMLSRLVITLILIYTLGLQSSILVALGIAISFLFGLLPFRSQDIEITKKHKLPSAESKYIIKFFLLTAFYEFTQIIINNSDILMVKHYFETYEAGLYASLALIGRVVYFVAWMFVMLLLPKVVEKQKEGESHAPILFKYVFYITLLSASIVLGCYLFPEFVINIMFGSEYLSVAPLLWKYAIATSLFAISNIFAYYFLSLDQYIPVVLSALLGVSQVVLIIFFHDTLSDIVIMQIIAMAILLVFQIFFFVSYQKLSKKGSTNH; encoded by the coding sequence ATGAATATGATTCTTAATACTGCTTTAAAGAAATTAAGTGCTGAACAAAAATTTATGGTCAGCGTTATCATTGTTAATGGAGGAAACTATCTATATAATTTGATATTAGGTAGAATTTTAGGTCCCGAACAATTTGCAGATGCAGCATTATTAATTACTTTTCTTTTGGTTTTATCGTTTATAGCCATGACATTTCAGCTATCAACCGCCAAGTTTTCTGTGCTTTTTGAGGATTCTATATTTAAAAGTTTTATCAATATTATTTATAAATATTCGAGTAGTATCGGGGTTATCTTTGGTGCACTCTTAGTTATTTTCTCCCAACAACTTCAGCTACTTTTTAATACTCAATCCTCTGCTATGTTTACCATTTTTGGGATTGGTGTCCCTATTTATTTTATAATGAGTGTTAACAGAGGAGTTTTTCAGGGCAGTAAAAAGTTTGATAGTCTTGCAATTACCTACCAGGGAGAGATGCTAAGCAGATTGGTTATTACTCTTATTTTAATATATACCTTAGGTTTACAATCTTCTATTTTAGTTGCTTTGGGTATTGCTATTTCTTTTTTGTTTGGATTATTACCTTTTCGTTCTCAAGATATCGAAATCACAAAAAAGCATAAACTACCATCTGCAGAATCTAAATATATCATTAAGTTTTTTTTGCTAACGGCTTTTTATGAGTTTACCCAAATCATAATCAACAATAGTGACATCCTGATGGTTAAGCATTATTTTGAGACCTATGAGGCTGGTCTATATGCGTCATTAGCATTGATTGGCAGAGTAGTTTATTTTGTTGCCTGGATGTTTGTAATGTTACTATTACCTAAAGTAGTAGAAAAACAAAAAGAAGGAGAATCTCATGCTCCTATTTTATTTAAGTATGTGTTCTATATCACATTGCTTTCGGCTTCAATTGTTCTGGGGTGTTACTTATTTCCCGAATTCGTGATCAATATCATGTTTGGCTCAGAATACTTAAGTGTTGCACCACTACTGTGGAAATATGCAATCGCAACTTCGCTTTTTGCTATTTCTAACATTTTTGCCTATTACTTTTTATCCTTAGATCAATATATACCCGTTGTATTATCGGCGTTACTTGGGGTTTCGCAAGTGGTACTTATCATATTCTTTCACGACACATTATCCGATATTGTTATTATGCAAATAATAGCAATGGCTATTCTTCTCGTATTTCAAATCTTCTTTTTTGTAAGCTATCAGAAGTTATCTAAAAAAGGCTCAACGAACCATTAA
- a CDS encoding DUF6923 family protein, giving the protein MKKIIILLIILLANITYAQQSFDCNEGKFYQVISGALRSYDPITGTYSNPLHTHTAYNAGGYNPVDNFLYAIRNSDKHLLRIGTDMVVDLGAVAQNGGVSFGGGYAADVDSEGNLWVFQNAIDKQSFHKITNLQSYDGSSSPTFEIVVSDQASPSTCADIVFIDGNLYGGSKGNVYKWDLTAATPAFSYKSVTDLPSHTFGACYTDTSNRLYVSSNKGGLYLVNDYELASPYATLLNNTEVTNSNDGFKCAVGVSPIDADKDEVLDPFDKDTDGDGIPDIVEGGGIDPYGDDDSDGIFNYLDPDFGNTCNSGVSLAFDTDRDGVPNVLDLDSDNDGIFDIVEAGLGSYDTNGDGFFNSEDANFVDSDLDGIADIVDVDQTGVAFYPTDTDGDLIYDPYDVDADQDGIIDLIEGQNSASFVALSGSDQDRDGMDDAFDPDHGGTPQGYTNTDGTDNPDFMDTDSNNDGTLDTVDGYDTNSDGTADTVAAGNDFDQDGLDDNFDLKETVFDSDNGNQTPSSFPVLSIGQRYQYPGTYNSNGTPDYLGTNETLASDYITRIDNALPEGNSVPNLNPNYIYSGYDTNVIIESTTNVSVTFIGENTNYKNTLGFYTYDINSPSTAAPNPEDITIVFPNASKTGSNGELNAGNTVNIGSFAADTGIGWVLLVDGWNGSTVDSGLWQIYSNPDYNPECDEALRPHNILLADTANESIVLGFEDIRRDYPGADHDFNDVLFHIKADQYSSLKTTNIPELTEEGVVTSGNDGGLESNGDLASLIAKRNFLRSKTNNVYNQKKLQKRFAPGQKSYKSGNNQDLSIYFPTTGATGTETSFVSSPDDLIGITNATAVFSIDYYNQNKRVGAALAMATKGSIYDHSKTICDRLNGSVLEDIRTLTIRNHTLVNTKIRRVTGEVEQALHFSVRIDEFQNELYSLWNIDQYPEGDYLNFQIWGGSIPQVATIANTIIDKLIEQKSLGKTFIPNNIPSVFVQKGFYRDGKLVLDIVNKSEVSQFNFRGNKRVTELSKEELITKTISLSGKYQETITVETGYLFDIGFAITGDNPNTADVLYLADGPWGIDFLEQGATVFNFEIIKNKNSQAQSEHYQVERDAKVSGNLKETMNLFRNILGGDLTLNVSEYDAVEFELYTDRDVEVILVTKDLVNWNDRLRYTIKASDTKQTYTIPFSEFSSKAKQSVSIDELRSVVFSIQGDYQSFALFNLEVAKLAFTKEKENTDDTIDEEDSDATIINNDDIEDITLTTDNTTVIHNSPNPFRTQTTIKMPTANQKITISVIDMLGRVVQKEELGSVAAPSDTFTFTAKNLQQGVYKYIIRGDDFKKRYEGSFLIQ; this is encoded by the coding sequence ATGAAAAAGATCATTATCCTTTTGATAATTCTCCTAGCGAATATTACGTATGCCCAACAATCTTTTGATTGTAACGAGGGAAAATTCTATCAGGTAATTTCTGGAGCATTACGATCATACGACCCGATAACAGGAACATATTCAAACCCTCTTCATACGCATACAGCATACAATGCAGGAGGATACAATCCTGTAGATAACTTTTTATATGCGATTAGAAATAGCGATAAGCATTTACTACGTATCGGAACAGATATGGTAGTAGATCTAGGTGCTGTGGCACAAAACGGAGGTGTTTCTTTTGGTGGCGGTTATGCTGCCGATGTAGATAGCGAAGGGAACTTATGGGTTTTTCAAAACGCAATTGACAAACAATCGTTTCATAAAATTACCAATCTTCAAAGCTATGATGGTTCTTCATCTCCAACATTTGAGATCGTAGTATCTGATCAGGCTTCGCCAAGTACTTGTGCAGATATCGTATTTATAGATGGCAATCTATACGGCGGTAGTAAAGGAAATGTGTATAAATGGGATCTTACAGCAGCCACACCTGCTTTTAGCTATAAGTCTGTTACAGATTTACCTAGCCATACATTTGGTGCTTGTTATACCGATACCAGTAACCGATTGTATGTATCTAGTAATAAAGGGGGATTGTATTTAGTAAATGATTATGAGTTAGCTTCTCCTTATGCCACATTATTAAATAATACCGAAGTAACAAATTCTAATGATGGTTTTAAATGTGCAGTTGGAGTATCTCCCATCGATGCTGATAAAGATGAAGTTTTAGATCCTTTTGACAAGGACACCGATGGTGATGGAATCCCTGATATCGTAGAAGGTGGTGGGATTGATCCATATGGTGATGATGATTCTGATGGAATTTTTAATTACCTGGATCCGGATTTTGGTAATACGTGTAATAGTGGAGTGTCTTTGGCTTTTGATACTGATCGTGATGGAGTTCCTAATGTGTTGGACCTTGATAGTGATAACGACGGGATATTTGATATCGTTGAAGCCGGATTAGGAAGCTATGATACCAATGGAGATGGTTTTTTTAATTCTGAGGATGCTAATTTTGTAGATTCTGATCTTGACGGAATCGCTGATATCGTAGACGTTGATCAAACCGGAGTTGCATTCTACCCTACAGATACCGATGGTGATTTAATTTATGATCCATATGATGTTGATGCAGATCAGGACGGTATTATTGATCTTATTGAAGGACAGAACAGCGCAAGTTTCGTAGCGCTTTCTGGTTCTGATCAGGATAGAGATGGTATGGACGATGCTTTTGATCCAGATCATGGTGGTACTCCCCAAGGATATACAAATACCGATGGTACTGATAACCCTGACTTTATGGATACCGATTCTAATAATGACGGAACTTTGGATACTGTAGATGGGTATGATACTAACAGTGATGGTACTGCTGATACGGTTGCCGCAGGAAATGATTTTGACCAGGATGGCTTAGATGATAATTTTGATTTAAAAGAAACTGTATTTGATTCTGATAACGGAAACCAAACTCCAAGTAGTTTTCCCGTACTAAGTATTGGTCAGCGATACCAATATCCAGGAACATACAATAGTAACGGAACCCCGGACTATCTAGGAACAAACGAAACACTCGCTTCTGATTATATTACACGAATCGATAACGCATTACCAGAAGGAAATTCTGTACCAAATCTTAACCCAAATTATATCTACTCGGGATATGACACCAATGTTATTATTGAAAGTACAACGAATGTTTCTGTAACTTTTATCGGTGAAAACACAAATTATAAAAATACACTAGGTTTTTATACCTATGATATCAACAGCCCTTCTACTGCGGCTCCTAACCCAGAAGATATAACTATTGTATTCCCTAATGCTTCTAAAACAGGTAGTAATGGCGAATTAAATGCTGGTAATACTGTAAACATAGGAAGTTTTGCAGCAGATACTGGTATTGGATGGGTATTACTTGTAGACGGTTGGAATGGTAGTACTGTAGACTCTGGATTATGGCAAATCTATTCTAATCCTGATTACAACCCAGAATGTGATGAAGCCCTACGACCACATAATATCCTACTTGCTGATACGGCAAATGAGAGTATCGTACTTGGTTTTGAAGACATTAGAAGAGATTACCCGGGAGCAGATCACGACTTTAATGATGTTCTTTTTCACATCAAAGCCGATCAATACTCATCCTTAAAAACGACAAACATCCCAGAATTAACAGAAGAAGGTGTTGTAACTTCTGGAAACGACGGTGGATTAGAAAGTAATGGTGACCTGGCTAGTTTAATTGCCAAAAGAAACTTTTTAAGATCAAAAACGAACAACGTATACAATCAAAAGAAACTACAAAAACGTTTCGCTCCGGGTCAAAAATCATACAAATCTGGTAATAATCAAGATTTAAGTATTTATTTCCCAACAACGGGTGCCACAGGAACCGAGACATCTTTTGTTTCTAGCCCAGACGATCTAATTGGTATAACCAATGCTACAGCAGTATTTTCGATAGATTACTACAATCAAAATAAGAGAGTCGGAGCTGCACTGGCTATGGCAACCAAAGGATCTATTTATGATCATTCTAAAACGATCTGTGACAGACTTAATGGTTCTGTATTAGAAGATATAAGAACTTTAACGATTCGAAATCATACTTTGGTAAATACCAAAATCAGAAGAGTTACGGGAGAAGTCGAACAAGCCTTACATTTTTCTGTAAGAATAGATGAATTTCAAAATGAATTATATAGCTTATGGAATATCGATCAATATCCAGAAGGCGACTACCTTAACTTCCAGATTTGGGGTGGTTCTATCCCACAGGTAGCAACTATTGCAAATACGATTATCGATAAATTAATCGAACAAAAATCATTGGGCAAAACTTTTATTCCTAATAATATCCCGTCTGTATTTGTACAAAAAGGGTTTTATAGAGATGGTAAACTTGTTCTGGATATTGTAAATAAATCAGAAGTAAGTCAGTTCAATTTCAGAGGAAACAAAAGAGTTACCGAACTATCTAAAGAAGAACTAATTACCAAAACCATATCCTTATCTGGTAAATACCAGGAAACTATTACTGTAGAAACCGGATACTTATTTGATATCGGATTTGCTATTACCGGCGATAATCCCAATACAGCAGATGTATTATACCTGGCTGATGGCCCATGGGGTATCGATTTTCTTGAGCAGGGAGCTACTGTATTTAATTTTGAAATCATAAAAAATAAAAACAGTCAAGCTCAAAGTGAACATTATCAAGTAGAACGAGATGCTAAAGTAAGCGGTAACCTTAAGGAAACTATGAACTTGTTTAGAAATATCCTTGGTGGTGATCTAACTTTAAATGTTTCTGAGTATGATGCTGTTGAGTTTGAATTATATACCGATAGAGATGTAGAAGTAATTTTGGTAACCAAAGATCTTGTAAACTGGAATGACAGGCTTAGATATACCATAAAAGCAAGTGATACAAAACAAACGTATACCATTCCTTTTTCAGAGTTTTCTAGTAAGGCAAAACAAAGTGTTTCTATAGATGAATTAAGAAGTGTTGTATTTTCTATTCAGGGAGATTATCAAAGCTTCGCTCTTTTTAATCTAGAAGTTGCTAAACTCGCTTTTACCAAAGAGAAAGAAAATACCGACGACACTATTGATGAGGAAGATAGTGATGCAACAATTATTAATAATGATGATATCGAGGACATTACGCTAACCACAGATAATACTACTGTTATACATAATTCTCCTAACCCGTTCAGAACACAAACAACGATCAAGATGCCTACAGCAAATCAAAAAATTACAATTTCTGTAATCGATATGTTGGGTAGAGTTGTGCAAAAAGAAGAGTTAGGAAGTGTAGCGGCCCCATCGGATACTTTTACGTTTACTGCCAAAAATTTACAGCAAGGAGTGTATAAGTACATCATTAGAGGAGATGACTTTAAGAAAAGATACGAGGGAAGTTTTTTAATACAATAA